In Lathyrus oleraceus cultivar Zhongwan6 chromosome 2, CAAS_Psat_ZW6_1.0, whole genome shotgun sequence, the DNA window accaccacgtgaaccgcctaggcgagtaattagacctcccccgtgcggatcgtaccagagaccgcatcatatgtgattaatcatatctttgtaatatttgtcttgtctattatttaaataaaatattttctgtttattatctttatatctttatctttatctttaaaatattgtctatcatatatatatatatatatatatatatatacagtatataaatatttatttacacgtatataaattaatttttttccaaaaatttacaaataatattaatttcttataaattaaattaataatataatatatataatatatatatatatattataatatatatatatatatatatatatatatatatatataataatatataatatatatatatatatatatatcttgtaaaaaaatttattttatatatgtgttaatataaattaatataattaataaaaaatataaatttttaaattaaaaaaaattaaaaaaacaaaaaaaataacatttataaaaaataaaaaaaaaataaaaaaaaaataaaaatggaatgggcataggcgccactcctagtggcgacttgccctacccattaagggtaggcgccaactagggtggcgcctaagggtaaaatttggccaaaaatggccatttgtgtaattattttgaaaaatggtatatttttgaaatttttttaaaattcttggatatttaaaaaaaaattcgAGGATGGTACACTGCGGTTACACCAATATTTgacgaaaaaaaaaaaagagattgACTCAAGCCATTTTCCTGCTAAGCAATTCTGCATAATTATTCTGCAAAAACAACTAACTCCAAAAAATCGATTTCAATCCCATTTTAAATAACTCTCAAATTCATTGTTAAACTAAACTCAAATGCACATACAAATTATTTCCAATTTCCTCTTAATTTGAATTTATAACTAGTAGTTTCATTTCTAACTAACTAAATTTCCAATTTGAATTTCAACCAAATTTCGTTTGAGtttcaaaacagaaaaaaaaaactGACTATAGATCCACATACCTTGGCATCAAATCGACTTCTTCATCACTCTGTGAAATCCTCATAACCGAAAATCCACTCCATTGAAGTACCAAGGATCTTCATATGCAGTCCTGCAACTCATACGCAGTAATCCATGATTCACTCTGCAGCAATCTGCGATTCGCCTGCGACAATCCATCAAGCCTTAGCGTCAAAGAACGGAGGAAATAAGAAGGAAGCATAATGGAAAGGCGATCTTCTTCATCCATTTTTTCGCTTTTCATTGCAAGTGCAATTGAACCACGATGATGGAGCACGACGACTGAAGGACGACGAGCGCACCACCGGAGCCACCGCGTCGGAATCACCTGGTAGGTTGTTCTTCTTCCCTCAATCTCTCTTCATTCCGCTGCTAAGTTCAGTCCCGATTTGGTTTGGACTTTGAAGTTCCATACGGTTTCCATCGTTGCTTGATTCTTCACGGAAGAGGAAGTCAATTTCGTTTTGGTTCGGCAGCATGAGAGCATTCTTATATTGGGCTGGGATTCGGATCCGGTTGCTATTCAACACCACGGACTGACCCACACCCCTTCAATATGCTGCATTTGCTAGTGGGCCTAAAAGTTTGGGCCTTCGAATCCAAGCTTCAGCAAGCTCGCCCTGTAGAAAATTTTACCCtatacccctacaattgtacccatacccctacatttaaatttttttgaccaaaataccctcatataaatagggtatattttccGTTTCAaatttttttaccattttcgttGAAGACTTCCGGAGAAGAAAATTTTTTGGCGTTTTTGcattgtataccggaacacttaagagtaagtcttccggtttgaaaagtgtataccggaacacttctctaAAGTGTTCCGGTTTGTTGTTTTTATGGACACTGAACCGGAAGTCTTctagaaagtcttccggtttgtatacttgtataccggaacactttcttcaagtcttccggtttggatgatgtgtaccggaactcttttttgaagtgttccggtacgtaatttttttttttttttttttttaattttaattatttttttttacattatttttgcagtggttcgaagaagaggtgcagatggccggattccagtccgcacgttagaccggggtgcatcttcatctgcagctgcaactgagccgactggatatccaggagggccgtacgatacatcgcttttggtgaagtacgagcatcatgttgctcgacatatatggttcggtgaggtaagtaaacggactatatttgaaaatgaataatagttgaatattttataatttgttttctaatatgtgttttaattgcTTTTAGGAAAGAGGaccaaagaaagagttgaaggttgccggacatggactgaagttgaattctagggttccattggctcttccaccacagatggagagttgggtatctagatccggtttagcttcactgcagagaacgagtctgaacaagatagacacaaatcttgtctctgcatttgtggaaagatggcatctagagacatcttcatttcacatgccgtttggtgaaatgagcattactttagaTGATGTCGCATGTCTACTTCACTTGCCCATTAGGGGTATCTTTtggagtcctcaggatgtgaCTGAAGAGCTAGCTGTTGAACTTGCTGTTGACTACCTAGAAGTGTCACAGAGTCAGGCACAGTCACATGTTCGGAGCTGCAGGGGGTCGTATTacaagttggagtggttatatGATATATTCGTACATCATAGGGCTGCTTccagctgggcatatgcgactagagcatatctattgatgttggtgggttccaccatatttgctgataagacctttacacttgtagaggcacgatacctcctcctgtttagggacttggatggatgttcaggatatagttggggagcagctgcactagttaccctctaccgatatcttggagatgcgtccatgtacagttgcaaacagctaggtggatatcctactctcctacaggtatataatttaattttgttaattaagtgttggattcattttataaaatattgtaacttaatttgttttatttattatgtttttattttgtaacagtgttggattcacgagtattttccaactgttggaaaaagaggggagaattggaaTCCTGCTGGAAACTGTGGTCTTCcccgagcgatgagatggtcgtatagacagggagtcctgaaggtcgatgatttacgacctattttggacgagctgacacctaCCGACGTCATCTGGCgaccatttgaggatcatagagcatggcgtgtatttgatgagatatgtctttacaggggctgtttgaagtggggtgaaacagttgttccatacttgcctgatagatgtttacgtcagttcgggtataggcagtatgttccatccccacctctggattgtatgatggcgacggatattgatgttgattggatcaGTTACCATCAGAGTGTTGTCGATGTGATCGGTTCATCTTCCgtggccaccactccatctgagGTAGTAGACggttatctggagtggtattatcgtgtttcccatccacgattggtccctccccatcgtgacGCTCCTAGAGAGGTACCCGTTCCTGTATATGACGCCGGGCCATCTGATCCTgattgggctcgtgtatctacattgattcgtcgctatctgagacaggttaatgctgaagaggaagatccacagttttctgatttatttgaagctttgcatatttctcgttcacattgattatatgtattaagctttgaatataatagacataataatatagatttcatgttttgattacatatttatgttttgattacataatcatgctaatacaggtgtaagtaattgccaatgttgcatacgtcctgcaaatcctagcatccaagtagttgctatatgagaacgaaatttcttccaatctaatgtgaccggtggcaatggaaacccctctttcatgttaacctgataaagtaaaataattaaaagattaagtcatataacataaaatattaactggaataattaaaatatttagaCATATAAATACatacctgaacccaatgattctggttaacaaaaccaatgcaataaatagagacatttggtgaatgtgaacttgtcatcggaaagaaagtgatgcacggattgcctaaacagacaagtacaacattataacgattcgctatcaagtaacccatatctggtagaCTCATCCATTTTTCAGGTGGTTGTGAACCAAACgattctatcatcaaagattctctcacagctgacaaccgattagaaaataacttgtcatacaaagttgacctatccttgtctattaattccaaccccaactctctgcgaaccattgaccaaccatcctcaccatatccatgcaatgatgcaatgactctaaatccacaattaccatctgattcaacattaactacatcttcaatgtatgacctaatatgattaggaaattgaacaatgaattgtggttgcttctttgataatttgatcttcttcgaagtctgtgatggttgagattgcctttgtgaagattgagatgccttatcaacatactcatgatacgaagggtccctataaacatcataatctgctggtttttccctttcttcttcactcctcctttggtttttattttctcaggtggtggacacaatgttgtcattgttgggtatgctagttcacataccctactccttaatgcccttttcccaacaacatctaatgacctaaatcgtctccacaactcatccattgcagctgtcatatccacctctgatccatcatcttcacctatctctaactcaacttccatagttagtttcctccaatgaacatgaacagcatcaatgggtatcggtataccacctactctgtatcttcctaactcacaagcacaaggtaacccataagatgttctaagagtacaaccacatatttgcctgttagttccaacataatcaactctcaataactcttcagcaatacgtctcaaagcagctcgagatacggaaccacgcaaataaccataaaagggacttacgtgcgcgttctcaacttcgtaaaaactcttttgaaatgaagctctaatgtttcccagttgtaacctcaagttgttattcatggcttcccaacatttgaccatgtcacctatactgtttcctaacatctgctttaacttccaatgagcagattcaaccctaaaaatatcaGATATAAAAAATACCATTAGATATTGAAAATATCACGTATTAAAAATATCAGATATTGAAAATAACACAtcaaaaaacataaaaaaaatatcaaatataaattataagacgtaccgattagtcgttgtgttacccaaatgtaggactcgattaatccatgctccaacaaatctatgcctatgtggagtcaaccatgtgtctttcacataattaataaatccactataatcaacacatgcttgctcaagttgatgcaaccgctgaccatactcaacctcatcactagcccagacaacttccatccataatgtgtctatcgtcttttgcaggtcattcaccacatgttgtttgcatttggcaccaacgtttttgttaatgtgaaatctacatagcaaattaatcgagttgggaaacacaacttcaattgctttcatcaaagcaagatctctatctgtcaaaatcacttgtggacacatgtctttcttcacaaacaactcttttaatttctccaatacccagcaaaaattctctgtttgctcagactccatatatgcaaatccaacagcaaaagtcaactcagtcgatgtcatgccaacaatttcaaacaaagattgtctatatttgtttgtcttgtaggtgctatccgtaactaacacaatcggaaatatattcaacaacttcactgaatcaggatgtgcccaaaatatctctctcaccacttccgagtcatccttttttctactccaatacacatatcctgcatcctcaataagcttaaacagatgttgtatctcactccttggacctcttatctctttttctatcacactcttatgcttgtatacttgcgtaatacgagtgacattctcaggaaacttgtcttgcaaggaaagcaaaatgtttctaggtgctacatgtctctttgccaaatcagcgacatgttgcttctcatctgtggtcaacctaccaataaacgaatgaccttctaatctatcaagtaaaccatgattatgtaacccacattttacatcaatcttccaaccagatccatctttcgccggagtcgacctgattttaaatggacatccacatttcttggacgcactttgggtaccactatcactaatcttgtgtttcccacctttatcacagccaaatattattttgttacttctccctctcttccccgtttcagtatctgaacgactgataataacagttactttattgtcgattccaacctctttaatccatctgataacctcttctcgtgtaccaaatctttccgtcgtcataaacgcatcagtagtatctacacatattttgggaagattttccatttctgtaaaaaaaaaaaattaaaaaaaaaaaaaaacacgTACCGGAAGACTTAAAGAAAGacttccggtacacaaaaaaagcaaaccggaacacttctccaaagagttccggtatgcaaattttttttgaatttttttttatgtgaaccggaactctttccttaagtgttccggtttgctttttttgtgttccggaagtcttcccaaaagtcttccggtttggaaaaatacataccggaagtctttttgcaggtgttccggtgcgaggggtgtgaaagtgtaatttttgtaattttcaactgaatggtaaaaataaaatggtaaattggttaaaaccaattaagggtaaaatgggaatttttaaatttttgtaggggtatgggattaattgtaggggtacaaggtaaaattttctGCCCTGTACAGGGCCTGAGGTCCCACCTCCAGTTGAGGCCCATTTCTAGCTTTTCCTTTCTTTGCTTAATTAGTTAGAATGTTATTTTAATTATGATTTTAGTTTAGTTAGGATTTAATTAGGTTAGTTAGAATTTGTTTTTAGGGTTATTAGATTAATTAGGTTCATTAATCTTGATTAGTTTAAATAGTTTTTTAATCTTGATTAGTTAAATAGGACAATAGATTTTTAGAAATGTTAGAAATAATTAGGATTAGTTAGCAATTAGGTCCTAAGCCTTAGTTAATTAGGTTTATTAGAGAAATTGGAATTTAGTGATTAAGACCTAATTCTTGATTAGCGAATAACTAATTAGATTCTTCAGAAATATCTTGTGATTAGTTAGATTTAGAAAATTAGGAGTTAATTTGAATTAGATGATTTTCTAGAATAATTAGAGCTGTTTAGGATTTTGGattgattttaattgattttcattaGTAGAATTTAATTCAATATCAATATCCTTGTAAAAGGATCATTTTGCCCTTAGGGGTTTATCTTGCTATTATGTTCCCTTAGGAATTTTGGCTTAGATTTTTTAATCAAGTCTTTGATTAACAATTGCATGCTCCCTTATGAATAGCCTTTGAATTtaattctaaccattagattaggaTTAGTCATAGATTTCAAATTAATTCAAACCTTCATattcaaattgatcaaaatcaattttgatcaattaaattCTTTGATGTATAACCCCACAATCCATTCAAGTGATCAAAACTTGATCACTTAATTAGATTAATTCTAACGTTGTGgatctccaagcttcaagacTGGTCTTTCATGCAAGATATCGCAATCACATTGAGCAGCAAATTATACAATATgaatcaaaggtcaacacttggtaaatagGATTCAAATTGAACAAAATGAGCCTTAAGTAATATGGAATAATGAGACagagtttctcctacccttgtctagagtgactcTGTGTACGGGGCGTATGCCCTAGCTATTCAGAGCATTCACCCTTATgcatagactttagtgcaatacgAATCGAGTAAACTACTAAATCTTCTTCACACAAAACAACATCAACACAAGGAGCAACAAGGAAGATTATTCTCTAACAATTTGTCAGTTGTGAGAAGTATCatgcgccatgagccttaagtaataagaaatgatgagacagagtttctcctacccttgtctagagtgactttgtGTACGGGGCATAGACCCTAGCTATTCAAAACATTCACCCGTATTTgtagactttagtgtgattcttatcaatcAACTGTCAAGTCTCTTCATATTCCACATTCAATCAATCTTTTCTTTTGCCTCGATCATCTTGCTTTTAATCCTAGTGGgatgaactacgaaagctctgacttTCCCATTGCACAATGAGAACATGTAAGCAGGAGAACCCAGATTCTTCGCGAGATACCTTATTTATTAATCCTTCATCATTATTTCATCAATtaataccatctttttgagatcaaatattaattttccttggattccatgcacatccttttaggacgcctaatgaaaAGTATGCCTTATGAACaaagagttgtttggcttattgatagacatttaattcctttgtttttggTTATTTCAATACAATGATACCATGCCTCGGTTCCCTCACTTATTGGTtctgaaggtagagaaaaacaagaaaggggggggtgaattgttttcacagataataaaaacttttgcaaataaaacacACGCGAAAAATAAAACTATTGACAAggaagtttatcctggttcgcttgaaatttaaagttactccagtccacccagtcaaggtgatttcgcctttaacaaggacttaatccattaatCTCGAAAGATTACAACGAAGATCGTCTAAGaggataaagatctcttagccttctcaagtttacagactttacaagtcacttgaggaatattcAACAAGTAATGAAAAATAAAGTTATGTGCTTAGTGCTTTTAAGTAAGTAGAAGTTACACAATATGAGAGCAAAAAAATATTCCACGcttagagcaacaactcgtgtgaaaGAGAATTAGCAAGAACAAAAGAGTTTTGAGTTTGGTGCAGTATTCTTGTGTGCTTCGTTCTCTTGTCATGAAGATGATTCACCCTTTATTTAGAGATTTGATGAAGAGACTATTGGAGGAGGAAATCTTGACAATGATGGACTTTTAATGTAATTAATCTCTTTGTCCTTTCCATAGAAATCTTGGGGCGCTTTAACTTTATTCCAAATAGAGATTCTTGCCAAAAAGGGAAGACTTCGCATCTAAGTCTTAGTGAACGTTCTGAGTCAGAGTGTGCAAAAAATCAGATGTTTCTGTTCAGTGTGTGTATCTTCAGATAGTTGCTAAAGGCTGATTGACTTCAGAGGTTCTTGTTATCTTTTTGATAGTGATTACTTCAGAGTGAAAAAGAATCAGACCC includes these proteins:
- the LOC127122120 gene encoding uncharacterized protein LOC127122120; protein product: MIESFGSQPPEKWMSLPDMGYLIANRYNVVLVCLGNPCITFFPMTSSHSPNVSIYCIGFVNQNHWVQVNMKEGFPLPPVTLDWKKFRSHIATTWMLGFAGRMQHWQLLTPVLA
- the LOC127122119 gene encoding protein MAIN-LIKE 1-like, whose protein sequence is MESWVSRSGLASLQRTSLNKIDTNLVSAFVERWHLETSSFHMPFGEMSITLDDVACLLHLPIRGIFWSPQDVTEELAVELAVDYLEVSQSQAQSHVRSCRGSYYKLEWLYDIFLPSECCRCDRFIFRGHHSI
- the LOC127121190 gene encoding uncharacterized protein LOC127121190, with amino-acid sequence MTSTELTFAVGFAYMESEQTENFCWVLEKLKELFVKKDMCPQVILTDRDLALMKAIEVVFPNSINLLCRFHINKNVGAKCKQHVVNDLQKTIDTLWMEVVWASDEVEYGQRLHQLEQACVDYSGFINYVKDTWLTPHRHRFVGAWINRVLHLGNTTTNRVESAHWKLKQMLGNSIGDMVKCWEAMNNNLRLQLGNIRASFQKSFYEVENAHVSPFYGYLRGSVSRAALRRIAEELLRVDYVGTNRQICGCTLRTSYGLPCACELGRYRVGGIPIPIDAVHVHWRKLTMEVELEIGEDDGSEVDMTAAMDELWRRFRSLDVVGKRALRSRVCELAYPTMTTLCPPPEKIKTKGGVKKKGKNQQIMMFIGTLRIMSMLIRHLNLHKGNLNHHRLRRRSNYQRSNHNSLFNFLIILGHTLKM